In Arcobacter sp. LA11, a single genomic region encodes these proteins:
- a CDS encoding YihY/virulence factor BrkB family protein, with product MEEPEIVKQPIKTLLKALDSFFNDDTTYYAASLSFFTIFSILPIIALLIAIISSLDIVQDYLDIFIKYTFDILNPTHSESFISTFQNYVSNSSKLGFLGILYMLFVFIMFFKDYEYIVNKIHKAKRKPLLQSFFFYLFFLVTLPLMLAALNIALSFYNNSIFNSIVTFIFAWFIFFGLFKLSVNKHIHVKAALISSLFTLITLTITKNLFIYYVVYNKTYTTIYGSLAILLFSFFWIYISWIIYLYGIKMCHRLNMQEELKLRT from the coding sequence TTGGAAGAACCAGAAATTGTAAAGCAACCAATTAAGACTTTACTTAAAGCATTAGACTCATTTTTTAATGATGATACAACATATTATGCTGCAAGTCTTAGTTTCTTTACTATATTTTCTATTCTTCCTATTATCGCCTTACTTATTGCTATAATCTCTAGTTTAGATATAGTGCAAGACTATCTTGACATATTTATAAAATATACATTTGATATTTTAAATCCAACCCACTCAGAATCATTTATAAGTACTTTTCAAAACTATGTATCAAATTCAAGTAAACTGGGGTTTCTTGGTATTTTATATATGCTTTTCGTATTTATTATGTTTTTTAAAGACTATGAATATATTGTAAATAAAATTCACAAAGCAAAAAGAAAACCATTATTACAATCTTTCTTTTTTTATCTATTTTTCTTAGTAACCTTACCTTTAATGTTAGCCGCATTAAATATAGCACTATCGTTTTATAATAATAGTATATTTAACTCCATAGTAACTTTTATTTTTGCATGGTTTATATTTTTTGGATTATTCAAATTAAGTGTAAATAAACATATACATGTAAAAGCAGCTCTAATATCATCACTATTTACTTTAATTACGTTAACAATAACAAAGAATCTATTTATCTACTATGTTGTGTATAATAAGACATATACAACTATCTATGGTTCGCTTGCTATCTTACTATTTTCATTCTTTTGGATATATATTTCATGGATAATATATCTATATGGAA